One window from the genome of Balaenoptera musculus isolate JJ_BM4_2016_0621 chromosome 3, mBalMus1.pri.v3, whole genome shotgun sequence encodes:
- the LOC118891750 gene encoding chondroitin sulfate proteoglycan 4-like: MGWLGARPRVLFAACLGLFGARGALGASFYGESYVGLDIIEVSSELSLQLKFQTSKPQGLLFLAAGENDYCITELLSGNLQVRVNLGTGEQVLLSEKRLRVDDLVWHLVELYCFKDNISLVIDKHYEMTGQITGGMHNLHCQHGIYIAGHGGLDVPYLDGESPDFRGCMEDVVFNQREILTSLRSYPGFKKVYEVSLGCNDECFAAEEEAINFFSSRSCVTFPEWRVQGDGLFEFALQTGTQQALLLFQSGREGDFVALEIVKGLLKAHVGRNKSNTTLSSFRLVSDNQWHVIQRRFAERYLDLMVDEQGVRTSLPLQSKPFVSEGPLFVGGLDSRKGEEVKRLELASVPRKSAQGISFKGCLRGLEANSEKKALKDALISKDISAGCKMKSGDNKNPSVTTTEKLLQAEVPLSTADPEVGKPILQEAISYFLVLNNLKVQEGGQAVLEQRHMKVDVELKDLGVHQSQIRFKIKEMPTHGFLRLDVSPKQEMEKAFTLLDLGQGKVWYVHDGSEEPRDYFTFSVSSNSKKEVLLHLQGHVSYVFNIIVIPVNDPPNLKLPQGDLLLVFENSKKRLTPNIIHVSDPGTDSLSLSFSVLGNFNSDAGFLENTSDPGRAINGFTYGDLRDGNILYVRRGHQNSRILLRASDGELVSNTVVLRVMAVPWDFAVANRTSVVVRQGGTVLITQSNLLVEVNGEGPEVDTRYAITHPPRYGQIQWQGSSGEWKQTSTFSQRSVDWGQVRYCSTFKELQLENVTDHFKFKVNIEGKSSEELMFPVMVQWLKFTLLKNVPLEISKINRHVLNSDHLQAVTEGVEVAERELHFKLLTPPKKGKLLLGTKFLKTNSVFSQQNVTDSKISYEPQGRPREHSQDTFRFLMVAEHVKSKDYTFRINFKADKRGIIVMNRGLFVKEGEEKLITKLELFAQTSDNQTFQYKITKSPQHGKLKLTRSSDSLGSHDSITTFTDQDSLGERLMYVHNDSETQCDEFLLMASTAGLGQEGVVRDFDTEHLSTEIKVTVSVELKNDEKPVRVVDKVFHIVRNGQRLLTLANLCYRDPDADFDDGQLLYTRRGIPNGDLVQASNPTQKLYQLRQEDVREGRVLFRHQGADSARFVLFVTDGVHYTSSLLEVSVSDPYGRIANNTGLLVQRGKDSSLTTTNLSVTTNQDDTADHEIKFHILRPPKHGRVLVNSSGPGSFSLHDLKQGHVIYRHDGSGSFDVFNLTVKVKDTYLEVGVSVQVDSESHQHHTQILHSKTLVVEEGKPVKLSRGSLQVGSGPSARHPHSPRTAGANDLLASGRYFCVDFSPGIWNDF, from the exons cctCTTTTTATGGTGAAAGCTATGTAGGGCTCGACATCATAGAAGTTTCCTCTGAGTTATCTCTTCAATTAAAGTTTCAAACCAGCAAACCACAAGGATTACTTTTTCTTGCAGCTGGGGAAAATGACTACTGTATAACAGAACTTCTATCAGGAAACTTACag GTGAGAGTTAATTTGGGGACAGGTGAACAAGTGCTCCTTTCTGAGAAAAGACTTCGTGTGGATGACTTGGTTTGGCATTTAGTGGAACTGTACTGTTTTAAGGATAATATCTCTCTGGTTATTGACAAGCATTATGAGATGACTGGCCAAATCACCGGCGGGATGCACAATTTGCATTGTCAGCATGGAATTTACATAGCAGGCCACGGTGGACTTGATGTCCCGTACCTAGATGGAGAGAGCCCCGATTTCCGTGGATGTATGGAGGATGTGGTGTTTAACCAGAGGGAGATCCTTACATCCCTTAGATCGTACCCTGGTTTTAAGAAAGTTTATGAGGTGTCACTAGGATGCAATGATGAATGCTTTGCAGCAGAGGAGGAAGCCATCAATTTCTTTAGCTCCAGATCCTGTGTCACCTTCCCAGAATGGAGGGTGCAAGGGGACGGGCTATTTGAATTTGCTTTGCAGACTGGAACTCAACAAGCCTTGCTTTTATTTCAGTCAGGTAGAGAAGGAGATTTTGTTGCTTTGGAAATAGTTAAAGGTTTATTGAAGGCTCATGTAGGAAGGAATAAGAGTAACACCACGCTCTCTTCTTTTCGCTTAGTTAGTGACAACCAGTGGCACGTTATTCAACGCAGATTCGCTGAACGGTATCTGGACCTGATGGTGGATGAACAGGGAGTAAGGACATCGCTGCCTTTACAAAGCAAACCGTTTGTATCTGAAGGCCCTCTCTTCGTGGGAGGTCTTGATAGCCGCAAGGGAGAAGAAGTTAAAAGGTTAGAACTTGCCTCTGTGCCTAGGAAATCTGCTCAAGGAATCTCTTTCAAAGGGTGCTTAAGAGGCTTGGAAGCCAACTcagaaaagaaagcattaaagGATGCCCTTATTTCCAAAGATATATCTGCTGGGTGTAAAATGAAGAGTGGTGATAACAAAAACCCTTCTGTAACAACCACAGAAAAGCTGCTTCAGGCAGAAGTTCCCCTTTCCACGGCCGACCCTGAGGTGGGCAAGCCTATTCTTCAAGAAGCCATTAGCTATTTCTTGGTTCTGAATAACTTGAAGGTCCAAGAAGGTGGGCAAGCCGTACTGGAACAAAGGCATATGAAGGTGGATGTGGAATTGAAGGATTTGGGTGTCCATCAGTCTCAGATACGATTTAAAATAAAGGAGATGCCTACTCATGGGTTCCTTCGATTAGATGTTTCCCCCAAACAAGAAATGGAGAAGGCTTTTACTCTGTTAGATTTGGGGCAAGGAAAAGTTTGGTATGTCCATGACggttcagaagaacctagggattatttcacattttcagtCTCTTCCAACAGCAAGAAGGAAGTGCTATTACATCTTCAAGGACATGTTTCATATGTGTTTAACATTATTGTCATTCCAGTAAATGATCCCCCAAATCTTAAGCTCCCCCAAGGAGACTTGCTTCTCGTGTTTGAGAATTCTAAGAAACGACTGACTCCAAATATCATACATGTGTCAGACCCAGGCACAGATTCCTTGAGTCTTAGTTTCTCAGTTCTTGGCAACTTCAATTCAGATGCTGGGTTTTTAGAAAACACCAGTGATCCTGGGAGAGCCATTAACGGTTTTACATACGGGGATTTAAGAGATGGCAACATTTTGTATGTGCGCAGGGGCCATCAGAACTCCCGGATCCTTCTGAGAGCAAGTGATGGAGAGCTGGTTAGCAATACAGTGGTGTTACGGGTCATGGCTGTTCCTTGGGACTTTGCAGTGGCCAACAGAACCAGTGTGGTCGTACGACAGGGTGGCACGGTTCTGATTACGCAGAGCAACTTGTTGGTGGAGGTTAATGgtgaaggccctgaggtggaCACCCGCTATGCTATCACTCATCCACCTCGGTATGGCCAGATTCAGTGGCAGGGGTCAAGTGGCGAGTGGAAACAAACTAGTACCTTCTCTCAGCGTTCCGTTGATTGGGGTCAGGTCCGATACTGTAGTACATTCAAAGAATTGCAGCTAGAAAATGTTACAGATcactttaaatttaaagttaacaTAGAAGGAAAAAGCAGTGAAGAACTGATGTTTCCGGTTATGGTACAATGGCTGAAGTTTACCCTTCTGAAAAATGTTCCTCTTGAGATCAGTAAAATAAACAGGCACGTATTGAATTCTGATCATTTGCAGGCTGTGACAGAGGGTGTGGAAGTAGCTGAGAGGGAACTGCATTTTAAGTTACTGACCCCACCTAAGAAAGGAAAATTGCTACTTGGcacaaaatttctaaaaacaaactCAGTCTTCAGCCAACAAAACGTTACAGACTCTAAGATAAGTTATGAACCACAGGGGAGGCCCAGGGAACATTCACAAGACACTTTTAGGTTCTTGATGGTTGCAGAACACGTCAAATCAAAAGATTATACgttcagaataaattttaaagcagATAAGAGGGGCATTATTGTAATGAACAGAGGATTATTTgtaaaagaaggagaagagaaattaaTCACAAAATTGGAATTATTTGCTCAAACCTCGGACAATCAGACTTTCCAGTATAAAATCACCAAGAGTCCTCAACATGGGAAGCTGAAACTGACTCGATCTTCAGATTCTCTGGGAAGTCATGACAGTATCACCACGTTCACTGATCAAGACAGCTTGGGTGAGCGGCTCATGTATGTGCACAATGACTCTGAGACCCAGTGTGACGAGTTCCTCCTCATGGCCTCCACTGCAGGCCTAGGCCAAGAGGGAGTGGTCAGGGACTTTGATACAGAGCATCTGTCTACGGAAATTAAAGTCACTGTTTCTGTGGAGTTAAAGAACGATGAGAAACCAGTGCGTGTGGTGGATAAAGTCTTTCACATCGTGCGGAACGGCCAGCGCTTGCTGACCCTAGCTAATCTCTGTTACCGTGACCCCGATGCAGATTTTGATGATGGGCAGTTGCTCTACACCCGGCGGGGCATTCCGAATGGGGACTTGGTGCAAGCCAGTAACCCGACTCAGAAACTCTACCAGTTAAGGCAAGAAGACGTGCGGGAAGGGCGTGTGCTCTTCAGGCATCAGGGTGCAGACTCGGCCCGCTTTGTGCTGTTTGTGACAGACGGTGTCCACTACACATCGTCCCTCCTCGAGGTCAGTGTGTCAGATCCCTATGGCCGCATAGCCAACAACACAGGACTGCTGGTGCAGAGAGGAAAGGACAGCAGCCTCACGACAACCAACCTCAGTGTCACCACAAACCAAGATGACACAGCAGACCACGAGATCAAATTCCACATCCTGCGGCCCCCAAAGCATGGCAGAGTGCTGGTCAACAGCTCAGGGCCCGGCTCATTTTCCCTGCATGACTTGAAGCAAGGACATGTGATTTATAGACATGACGGCAGTGGCAGCTTCGATGTGTTCAACCTGACGGTGAAAGTTAAAGATACATATTTAGAAGTGGGCGTGTCCGTGCAAGTGGACTCAGAAAGCCACCAACATCACACCCAAATTCTGCATAGCAAAACCCTTGTGGTTGAAGAAGGAAAACCAGTAAAACTGAGTAGAGGAAGTCTCCAGGTAGGTAGTGGTCCCAGCGCCAGGCATCCTCACTCTCCTAGAACCGCAGGGGCAAATGATCTGCTTGCTTCCGGAAGGTATTTTTGTGTTGATTTCTCTCCTGGTATTtggaatgacttttaa